A genomic segment from Pelobates fuscus isolate aPelFus1 chromosome 7, aPelFus1.pri, whole genome shotgun sequence encodes:
- the LOC134568439 gene encoding gastrula zinc finger protein XlCGF17.1-like yields MKKSFNNRTKDFHSEKSSIFSKEIVNINLKPVSCSVSGRCFSHKETLGRHQRNHTGGKPFFCSECGKCFVAKAVLVRHQRTHTGEKPFSCSECGKCFVDKSRLVNHQRTHTGEKPFSCSECGNRFRHHSTLVRHQRTHTGEKSFSCPECGKCFVRKAVLVSHQRTHTGEKPFSCSECGKCFVHKPDLVSHQRTHTGEKPFSCSECGKCFVRKSELVRHQRTHTGEKPFSCSECGKCFRQHSHLVSHQRTHTGEKPYSCSECGKCFVSKLELVRHQRTHTGEKQFSCSECGKCFRQHSHLVSHQRTHTGEKPFSCTECGKCFVSKSQLVPHQRTHTGEKPFSCSECGKCFRQHSHLVSHQRTHTGEKPFSRSEWGK; encoded by the coding sequence ATGAAGAAATCTTTTAATAACCGCACCAAGGACTTTCACTCTGAAAAATCAAGCATTTTCTCAAAGGAGATAGTAAACATAAACCTCAAACCTGTCTCATGTTCTGTAAGTGGAAGATGTTTTAGTCATAAAGAAACTCTTGGTAGACATCAGAGAAATCACACAGGAGGGAAACCTTTCTTTTGTAGTGAATGTGGAAAATGCTTTGTCGCTAAAGCAgttcttgtccgtcatcagagaactcacacaggagagaaaccgttctcatgttctgaatgtggaaaatgttttgttgaTAAATCACGGCTTGTcaatcatcagagaactcacacaggagagaaaccgttctcatgttctgaatgtggaaatcgTTTTAGGCACCATTCAactcttgtccgtcatcagagaactcacacaggagagaaatcaTTCTCATgtcctgaatgtggaaaatgttttgttcgTAAAGCAgttcttgtcagtcatcagagaactcacacaggcgagaaaccgttctcatgttctgaatgtggaaaatgttttgttcatAAACCagatcttgtcagtcatcagagaactcacacaggagagaaaccgttctcatgttctgaatgtggaaaatgttttgttcgTAAATCAgagcttgtccgtcatcagagaactcacacaggagagaaaccgttctcatgttctgaatgtggaaaatgttttcggcAACATTCacatcttgtcagtcatcagagaactcacacaggagagaaaccatactcatgttctgaatgtggaaaatgttttgttagtAAACTAgagcttgtccgtcatcagagaactcacacaggagagaaacagttctcatgttctgaatgtggaaaatgttttcggcAACATTCacatcttgtcagtcatcagagaactcacacaggagagaaaccgttctcatgtactgaatgtggaaaatgttttgttagtAAATCACAGCTTGTCcctcatcagagaactcacacaggagagaaaccgttctcatgttctgaatgtggaaaatgttttcggcAACATTCacatcttgtcagtcatcagagaactcacacaggagagaaaccgttttcACGTTCTGAATGGGGAAAATGA